The following is a genomic window from Streptomyces lincolnensis.
CACCAGGGAGAGCTGGGCGGGAATCATGTAGGTGACGAGCAGCATCCCGAAGAGGAGCTTCTTCGCCGGGAACTCGTACTTGGCGAAGGCGAACGCCGCCAGCGAGTCGAAGAACAGCACCAGCAGGGTCCCGAGCACGGCGACCACGACGGTGTTGAACAGCGAGCCGAAGAAGTCGACGGTGTCGAGCACCCGCCCCATGTTGTCCAGCAGATGCGGGCCCGGCACCAGCTTGGGCGGGTAGCGGTAGATGTCCTGGGTGGTGCCGGAGGCCAGCACCACCAGCCAGTAGAAGGGGAACAGCGAGATCAGCACACCGAACAGCAGCACCACTCGGACGCAGATCCGGGTGAGCCTGCTGCCGGAGCCGATGGCGAGGCCCGCGCTGCCGGTCGTCCTGTCCTCAGCGGCCATTGCGGGCCCCCTTCCGGCGCAGCAGTCCGGCGAGGCCGGGACGGCGGTCGTCGCGGTCGGATCCGGACACCAGCCGCCAGTTGATGATCGTGAAGACCGCGATGATCGCGAAGAGGAGCCAGCCCATCGCGGCGCCGTAGCCGAACTGGTGCTCCTTGAAGGCCTTCTGCCACAGATAGAGCACGATGGTCATCCCTTCCTGACCGGGTCCGCCCGTGGTGCCGACGTCGGTGGACTGGAAGAGCACCTGCGACTCGGTGAAGATCTGAAGGCCGTTGATGGTGGAGGTGACGGCGGCGAAGAGGATCACCGGGCGCAGTTGCGGCACCACCACCCGGAACAGGGTCTGCCAGCTGTTCGCGCCGTCGACGCGGGCGGCCTCGAAGTGCTCGGTGGGGATGGCCTGGAGGCCCGCGAGGAAGATCAGCGCGTTGTAGCCGACCCACCGCCAGATGATCATGATGGAGACGGAGGACTTGATGCCCCACTCGGAGGACAGCCAGCCGATCCCGTCCAGCCCGATCGCCCTGAGCGCCGAGTTGGCGAGACCCGACTGGGCGAAGACCGAGCCGAAGACGATGGTCATGGCGACCATCGAGGTCACGTTGGGGATGAAGTACGCCACCCGGTAGGCGCCGGTGAACCGCACCTGCGAGTGCAGCAGGAACGCCAGCACCAGGGCCAGGAACAGCATCGGCACCGTGGACAGGAACCAGATCTCGAAGGTGTTGAGC
Proteins encoded in this region:
- a CDS encoding carbohydrate ABC transporter permease, yielding MATVLDPAGAPAADERRPDRRSRSTAPGGRRRHVPPLLAISPFYVLFAVFGVFPVVFSLYLSFQDWDGIGDMRFVGLQQYGWLLQDSVFWHSVLNTFEIWFLSTVPMLFLALVLAFLLHSQVRFTGAYRVAYFIPNVTSMVAMTIVFGSVFAQSGLANSALRAIGLDGIGWLSSEWGIKSSVSIMIIWRWVGYNALIFLAGLQAIPTEHFEAARVDGANSWQTLFRVVVPQLRPVILFAAVTSTINGLQIFTESQVLFQSTDVGTTGGPGQEGMTIVLYLWQKAFKEHQFGYGAAMGWLLFAIIAVFTIINWRLVSGSDRDDRRPGLAGLLRRKGARNGR